The genome window GTCAAGGGTGCCAAGAGCGTGCTGCACAATTCGTGTGCGCTGGCTGTGGAAACCAGTGGTACTGCAGTCGAGAGTGTCAGGTAATTATCATTACTCCATTAATATTTGTTCTCCATTACCCAGAGAAAAGATTGAAACCTATTccattatctttttttttggttttggaGTGAAAGTTTTATTTCTCACAAGTCTTTAGGATTGACATTAGGATGGTTTTTAGAGCtaaataaacataaaaaaacataTGCGACTGAATGCCCGCTGATTTCCCCTcaattgcaaataaaaaaatcctgaatttctcaagttattaaattgattaattatccgTGCATCTTAATTGCGTGATTTACTTGTTTTCAGGTTTCTGCTTGGGATGAACACTCGGAGGTGTGTTCTGGCTAACATTAAATGACTTCTCAATGACGTTTTAAATTCCCAAAATCAATGGAGATAATGCAGCTCAGAAACGTCTATTGAATAATCTAgtcaagaataaaaaatgagagaagtcGATCACCCAAAACAAAtcataataaaatttctaaaaatagtttttcacTCGACACTTacacaattatattttttacgtaATTGTCTGTGAAAATTGAGGCTAAGGACCACGAGAACATTGaacaaatgtgaaaatttcaagacTTGACGCGACCAGGGAGCATTGTGAGGAAATATTTGGAATAATTTCACAAAATGAGAATGCCAAAATTTCGTTATAGAGATTCGTTAAATTTCCTCACTCAAGACCACGTATTTTATTATGTCTTTAtgttattattcatgaattcaattcattgtactttttttcgtttttaatttGTCTCCATAGCACTTTGAGTGTAGTGAGATCAATTCGTAGGATTTTTTataccaaaaaaaataattaaaatgtttttataaACTTGAGCAATTGATGAGTTTCTGCGAATTTTGATTCAATTAATGTTATAACGGTTAATGAACACATAATGGGATTTTTGATGGTTTCAAACGTGAAATGAAACGAGATCTACAAATCTGTAAGATTGAAGGACAAAGGTAAATaaagtttttaaaatataaaaatggctaattaattaattattagcaGAGAACTTCATGGACTTCACGATAAACAAAAAGCGGTTTATCGTATTGTTTCGCGTCAGAAAGCTTagaatgaattaattgaaatgaaagaaTATCGAATGTGGTTGGGGAAAGGGAGAAGGAAACTTGAGCTGTTTTTCGATTATTACATTCCATGGAAATCTAGCTGGATTCATATTTCACAGCTGTAGACGGTGTGACCTAACTTTACGGACGTTCTCCTGCATGCGCAGCACGGAAAGCTGATTGTGTGCGCAGGTAGCTGTGACATACAATTTGTTGTGATGTTTTTGGTGTTTGATGTCAACATTCGTCAGTGAGAATTGATAATACGgagtgacaattttttttgagggtTGAAATGTCGAGACGTCAGGATTATACAGCGGATGTGACAACTCTGGCTGAATTGGCTGGTGTCAGTGCCTCACCGGCTTTTTTCAGGTTCGTTGTGGCAAACATAACctccaaaattattgttactaacttttaattaatgattttggGATGCTCAGGATAATTGATGAACTTCTGGAGATGGGTGTGACTCCAGAAAACATCTACCACCTTCTCAGGCGCATTAGTGGCATGCCATCGAGAAAGGAAGACGTCCCAGGAAGGTCTGGGCCTTCCAAACACTGACTTCTACTTACACCTCATAAAGTTACTAAAAACCACAAAATAAATTGACTTATTTGCaaacatttttgtttttattctcataaacttaaaaattattttgcactGAGTGTACCTTAATAGAGAcgtttaatataaaaaatccccGAGATTTTTAATGGTAGTAAATGAAAACTAGTTGTCATTTCATGGGACTTCTTCCcattttggtaaaaaaaaatatttttaatatctttgaaattgttttcgatcagaaaaattcatagaaTTGGAATAGAAATCTAGTAGAATCGCGGTAAAATTCATTAGGAAAAATATCCCGTTtttatattgaatattttctgcGATTTTTGCGTCAtacataaagaaaaaaaaatatgtgagtaaaaataaaattaaaccaTAGGATTGTCTGTTGACTAGTCCACTTCATTCTTCATTGGACTTTTTGGCTCCTTCTTTGGCCAACGCATCTGCTGCCTCGTTTCCTTTCACTCCACTATGTGCAGCTACGAATTGCTGttcccaaaaaaataacaatcaagTTATGATAAAACAAGTACACGTTAGAGTAGAATTTATTCATCAGTTTTTTGGCACCGCAGATTATTCATCAACtccctccaaaaaaattaccgatcgGGTGTCGATCAAGTAGGAATCGAGAGGTCCATCAAAGTTCACTACTACACAATTgtaatttcgaaaattctgCGATAGTGCGTAACTTTGCAAATTTTGCTCAAAAACTTCATTAAAAGATGAGCTTTCTTATCATAATTTACCCCTTGACTAccccatgatttttttattgcgttCCACTGctaaatttaaacaaatctTTCTAAAGAGTTACTCACGAAGTGCACATCCAGTTTCTCCATACATGTCTTGAGCTCCTGCAGCATTTCTTTATTCTCCACAGGCTTATTCCGAGCGTTCATGAAGCCATTCATGACCCAAGTACTCCACCACTCTCTCATGCATTTGATGATATACTCCGAGTCCGTGTAGATTACAAGTTTATCGATCTTGAATTCCACTGCGATTCGGCAGGCAGCAATCGCTGCCTGGATTTCAGCTACGATGTTGGTGGCTTTGGATCCTTCCACTGCCGCCGACAGATTACTAAACGATTACTCGATAAATATATGTACCATTTATTGATTTGAGTGGGCAGTCTCAACAATTATCGCAAAAACTTACAGAGGGTGATCGTGGCCCCACCAGACTCCAATGCCAGCAGTGGCTCCAGGAAGTCCATTCATTGGAGACGATCCATCGGTATAAACTTTTACCCTCCCCTTCTTATCTTTCTTGAAAGTGATATTTTCAAGGGGATTGGGTATTTGGGGTTGAGCATTCTCACAGTAACTGAAAAAACGAATTGATAACTCATcagatatatatattttactaGAGAAGGGATAAACCAGTTTAAATTGGCTTGGCTTTTATCATATATCCAGGGAACTCTTACTACTCTTTATGCCCTCGTCTCTTCATGAACTTCTTGGCGTCCAATTTACATTCAAAGACTTTCCAGTCACTCCCCTTGTACCCCAAGACTTCATCCTTACAGTTGGCCCTGgatgaatttaaataattgagaacgattttctttttttttctttgtaaatTTGTATTTACCAGAGGGTGTAGAGCCCTGGACGCCTTCCCACAGCGACCGCGTAGAATTTTTGGTGAGGATTGTGTCGTTCTTGGTGTGTTCTTTGACATACGAATCTAGGGGATTCAGTGGAGAACAAAAGAGAGATAAATTCGAGTTGTACTTAAGTTTTTGTTCAATTTCGATTCCAAAATGAACAGTTGAAAAGCCTTAAATTGTTTAGCTACAAGAAATCGGCGGAAAATACATAGAACCTTATGTCATATGTTCTGAAATTTTGACGACTAGTTCGTGGAAAATGCTCGCCTGCGAAATTCCATGGAACTGGAATGGTAACAGACTATGGGACGGACATATTTTCAGGGTTTCAAAGAGATATATCAAACATCTGTGACAAACCACCACGAATCTCACCCCGTGTTATTGCAGCAATGCACAAGACCCAAAGGTCTTTTAACGCCTTAAGCccttttttaatataaaaccCAGAATATTTCTAATGGCCCTCATAAAACGTAGGGTCCAAATAATCCGGTCCTAAGTCCCTCGATGGGTTTGCTCGTACCTCAATGTGAGGTATGAGGTGTGAGGTCCTCACACGTTCTGTTTGCATTTTCAAAACTGTATTTCGTAGGAAAGGGAATGGTTTGTATGGCCTCGAAAATACTATCACCGAGAAAAGTTGATATCTAACTGATAAGGCAAATCAATGTTTTCTGAGAATATgtaactaaaaataaaaaaaaacactcacTCAAAATCGCCTTCCGTCATTCCCTGATTTCTCAAGTACATGAAACAATCatcccaacaaaaaaatttgcgATAATCACAATAGCTAAACTTCAAGACCTGTTCTTTAGTATCCGCCCtagaaaaacaattaataaataatagattGAGTAAAACAAAAGGACGAGGTTAAGAAAGAATATCCTTTGGGAAACAAACACTAAGGTGATGAAGCTGAACGGAGATgcaaaatttgtaaaaattcgAATGACAAATGAAAGGGACATCGAATGAAATGGCAAAAAGAATCGTTATCCACGCgtcaaaaaaaaggaattcaCCATCAtgttaaaaacaatttttgcaTAGTAAGATTGCGGAACTAGTTGTTGTCGATGTTTCGTTTTACGCTGATGCACTGATGTTATTTATCTCACCAATTGTCGTAGATCCCAAGCACTCGGCCGTTGGCGACGGCATAATAACCCTTTGGCTTGTGAAACCACCCCATTGTCGACTAATTATTTACCGACAAAAAATACTCTTGATCTGCCAGGAAGAATTTAGTATAACTCAGCGAATTCGTCGGTTATAAATACGCAGATAACGTTAAATGCCGGAAAATAGTGAGACTGGAAAAAGCGTGAAGGATCGAGGAATAACGACTAACGCTGACCCGGCCTGGCCATTACATGAAGTTTTGTGAATCCCCCCTTTGTATGTCGTTTCCAACGGAATTGGCCGAATCTATCCGACCCTGGAGGAGCCGCGCATTGTAAACAGAACGTCGAACAATACGTGTCCCAATAGCATTTTTCTGTTATGGgtttttgcctttttttttctaattgtgCTGCATTCTTTACGcacttctatttttttttatgtacggGTCCGTCCAAGTGGAATGTCTTCGTCACGACGAATTTTCCCATTCAtcttttattctatttattgcatttttctttgtttatcAGTTTATCGTTTCACTGGATAAAAAACTTTCGACATTTTGTAATTGTTTAGAGATAAAATTCACTGCGAATGGAATTTCTGGTTAGCAATTTGTTTAGGGTAGAGAAATAGTTTtcgagaaaacaaaaaatattttatgggaCCTGAGAATTTTATTACAACAATTCCATGTGACAAATTACTCCATATCCGTCTGCATGAGTATACATTGCTGTTTAAATCCAAAAATAACCACAATTTTGCAGGGAATTGAAAGCTGGTCTTTTTGTCTCTTAAATCGTACACAGTATCTTAACTAGCATATCAAGCATCTTAAATAAACAAAGTAACACAAAAATGGTTTATTCAGGTAGAAAGTGGATATAATGGATCCCGATAACTCCTGGACCCCTGGCAAAACAGTTTCACTTCACTTGTATGATTCAGCTCCTAATCGAGCCAATCTGTCAGCTTCCTCGTTACCTCGGATACCAGAATGTCCTCTCACGTGATTCTGTAACCATAGAATACTAGGACATTATCtacattgttgaaaaaaatattaagttCCTAAATATTGCAGAGGTGGTAAAAACCCCATGCTACTGATAAAATAGAGAGCAgaactgatgaaaaaaactGTTCGTTAAATACTATTGGAGctgttgattattattatcgaaTGTATGTCGTTTGAGGTTAATGGGAATGAGCCATTGGTTTTGGGAAGTAAAATACTCACGAATTCGTAATCTAATCCAGTGAGAGCCTGCTCCATGTCTATTAACTCCTCCTTATTTATCACCGGTTGATTCGATGCAGTTTTCCACCCCCTACGTTTCCATCCAGGCATCCACTGCGTCAGGCAGCTGATCAAGAATTGAGAGTCGGTGTTTATTCTAATCTTGCACATTCCATTCTTCTTCGCGATCAGAGCAGCCTCTGTCACAGCCTGAATCTCTGCATTGTTGTTTGTTGGACGGCCCACTACTGGTTTAGCAACATTTCTGACAACAAAAATGGAGACTTGAAGCAGTAGTTAATTTTAAGAATGTTTCTTCTGACATTTTCGGCTGAAAATACTTATTAGCAAGATGactggatttttcaaatttgagaacaataaaaatcttCCATGTTCTACTCACAAAGGATGATTCTCTCCAAAATAGACACCAAATCCAGCTTTGGCTCCACGATAGCCATTTCCAGAACATGCACCATCAGTGAAAATGTCGACACGATTCTCAGAATCAGTATTAAGAGCACTGGGGTACTTGCCATGAGCTTCATAACCCTTCCTGCCCTTCTGAAAACGTAGAAAGTCTCTCAGAGGGCAAGGATCTGCTTCCTCCTCGGTCTGAGACctcttttttttgtctctgaaaattgttgaatatgGCTGGTACCTGGCTGATGCCTTTTCAGCCCTCTCTTTGCCTCCGGTTCGTGAGGCTCCAGCTGTAACGAAGCTCTGGGCTTCTGCTTTGGCATTGAATTTCTTGAAAGCAGCTCCAGGAAACCTGTCCACTTGTGCTTTACACTCATCCCTGGAGACGAGAGTAGAACATAAAAATCAAGATCACCAATGGTCGTTCTGGTTCACATAACAATTTTGTCAGTCGACAGTTCAATTTACCAAAAAGCACATCACGTTTTGATTACTCAACTAATTACCTTATTGCCAATGAGAAATGGAATGAACAGAATATTGTTACACGACATTGAACTTACCAAGTCATATAAATGCCAGGATTACGACCTTTTGCCACAGCATAATAAGGCATTTTGAGGAATTTTATGGGTGAATGGTAGTTGAATCCAAATATAAATCTTCTCATTCACGTCGCAATTCGTTACAGGTTGGTGGTAGCGTCGACTTACGAAGAGTCTTGAGGAATAAAAACAAAGGACGATGTAAACACCAACGGCAACGTGTGGAGAAAACGACTCTACCTTTAGCAGGTTAAATATGCCCCCTCCACCGTGGTGCGCCATGTTTGTTTACTTGACAAGAATGAGGGTTTGACGCTTTGATTTGGCATTTCagtttatttagtttttttttgttaatttttcgtagtttttttttcgttgttttcTGTTTAATTCTTTAGTTTTGATGAGATTGAGAAGTTTGTAGGCATGAAGAACATCAAAACAAGGTAAGGAGTGGAGTATCATTGATTTTACAACTTATAACCtcaattttgtaataatttgtagtaatcattttttgttctaaatttaattgaaaataactcaATAATTGCGAAGTACCATTCGAAATATTTAATCTAATATCAAAACAAATTTTATAACCTTAAAAATGGGAAGTGCAATCCACCGTGCAATTGAATTAATCAGAGCAGTTGTAATGTCGAGTTCGTTTTCCCCGTTTCTCAAATAATtggtaaattaataaaataagttCTTGACatcgtgaatatttttttattcatcatgaCAGTCCATTAATTGATCACTTTAGCAATGGAAAGGAGACACTGGAGCGATTTGGGGACCAGGGTGGTTTTTTTGACGTCGTTCTGAAGCCAATGTTCCAGCAGGGGCACGAGGGTGAGCTTTTAAGTTGGTTGAAGGAGACATCCCTCATCAGATCGTCGTTCAATTGTCCTCAGCCTGAGTGTCAAGCTCGAAGCATGACCTGGGTTGGGGCGAGACTGCGTGACAGGTACAACTGGGTCTGTCCCAACTGCAGTAAAAAACAAACCATCAGAGAGGGCTGTTTCTTCAATGGAGTAAAGACTGACTTTAAAAGTGCACTTATGCTTGTCCTCGCCTGGTGTCAGGATGTACCTTACGAGATAGCTGCTCAGCATCTGGGTAAGTTCACGTCGAATTTGGAACTGTCTCTGTTAGTTCGTTTCTTGATAAGTATCTTAAAAAACTACGGAAAATGGATCTTCTTTTAGATCAAAAGAAGTTCTACAAAAAACTTTCcatgaaaattgtcaatttacCTTGTTTCACTACTTCATTTCAGAATTTCTCTTTAATCCTCTTACAacggaaatgattttttgattaTAAAAGTAAAATTCCTGCATTTCAATGCGTTTTTCAGAAATCAAAGAACACATTGTCAAGAAAGTCTacgaaaaatgtggaaaagtTTGTGAATATTACGTCGATTCACATCCAGATGAATTTCAAGTTGGTGGTCCAGGAATGGTTCTGATTGTCGATGAGTTCCCTGGGGGCTACATGGTGCCAGAGGGGATGGACGTGACTACAACGAAGAAGAGGAATAACAATTCACACACGATACTCTGCATTGCTGAGGCCAACTGCATTCCGCCCAAGATGTGGCTGCACATGATTCAGGCGATGCCAGAGGTTACAATCGAAAGACAAGTCCAACTAAACTTATTTCCTCAGAATTACTATCAGTTGTCAAATTTACAACTCGATTCCTTGCACTCTCTCGGTTTCTTTTTCAACAAATCACAGTAATAATTTCAAGGAATGACCTATTATAAtgatagaaaaattgtttaacgcGACTTTGGAATGATAGTAGTGTTATGGATGAATAATTATGAGTTGTTCGCTTGGTTGTCAGCCCCTGCCCAAGGCAGCGAAAGAAAAGAAGGCCGTTCAGAGGTGTGGTATGGTAGAAGAAGCTATAAAAGTCATCACAAAGCAAGTTTTACCAGGGAGCTTCCTGGTCGCCAATCGTCGGGCTCGATGCTGCAATTATGAGTCTCTTCAAGAGCTCAAGCAATATGGAGTATTCAGTGTGGAATATTTACAGACGTTCGATGGCCTTGGTCACCAAAAGCTACTTGGCAATCtaggtaatttttttgtgttctcagtctatattatttttttttttttcagaaattatgaaaaatcaaattttgctCTCGTGACCCCATTTCTTCGATGTCCGAAGACGTTCCCTTTTGCTCACTCTCCTCTactcatttttatcaactctCTTTTATTAGTTCATCAATGTGTCGTCCCATGggaggataaaaaataatttaaaatgtcTCCACATTCTTCTTTACATtacatattaaataatttttttcttgcccTGGttgattaatataattttatgacAATGTTTTAACTATTATTAATCCATAAACTGttagtcaatatttattcgaTCTTCcagggacaatttggcagaaTGGGGTCGATATTTGCGAAGAAATTCAGGAGTCTACTCGTTCTCTGGCTCAATCAATAATCTCGACTCACCTTTGGAAACAGCGATTTGGCTACCCGTCGTCCTCATCACCAGCTTTTCAGTGCATGCTCAATCACATAACCGAATGTTATCGTTTCACATGAATGGATTATTTCTAAATATCGAGGTTTATTTCCAACTTTGAAAAAAGCAGAGAGAAAACTACGCAATTTTTAGTTTGGAATATTGAGAAAATCGACTCGTCTTTGATCTCCAATAGCTGGGGAACGGCAGAGTGAAATTCCTCGATTTTCTTCCACTCtatagatattttttcaagctTTGAAATGACTTTGAACTCATCCATATCGCATCGTTGGGTGAAGAGATATTGACAAGTGAAGAGTGATccttttacatattttttgtaaacaaattTT of Diachasmimorpha longicaudata isolate KC_UGA_2023 chromosome 3, iyDiaLong2, whole genome shotgun sequence contains these proteins:
- the LOC135160300 gene encoding uncharacterized protein LOC135160300 isoform X1 gives rise to the protein MGWFHKPKGYYAVANGRVLGIYDNWADTKEQVLKFSYCDYRKFFCWDDCFMYLRNQGMTEGDFEFVCQRTHQERHNPHQKFYAVAVGRRPGLYTLWANCKDEVLGYKGSDWKVFECKLDAKKFMKRRGHKEYYCENAQPQIPNPLENITFKKDKKGRVKVYTDGSSPMNGLPGATAGIGVWWGHDHPLNLSAAVEGSKATNIVAEIQAAIAACRIAVEFKIDKLVIYTDSEYIIKCMREWWSTWVMNGFMNARNKPVENKEMLQELKTCMEKLDVHFQFVAAHSGVKGNEAADALAKEGAKKSNEE
- the LOC135160300 gene encoding ribonuclease H1-like isoform X2: MYLRNQGMTEGDFEFVCQRTHQERHNPHQKFYAVAVGRRPGLYTLWANCKDEVLGYKGSDWKVFECKLDAKKFMKRRGHKEYYCENAQPQIPNPLENITFKKDKKGRVKVYTDGSSPMNGLPGATAGIGVWWGHDHPLNLSAAVEGSKATNIVAEIQAAIAACRIAVEFKIDKLVIYTDSEYIIKCMREWWSTWVMNGFMNARNKPVENKEMLQELKTCMEKLDVHFQFVAAHSGVKGNEAADALAKEGAKKSNEE
- the LOC135160305 gene encoding ribonuclease H1-like, which gives rise to MRRFIFGFNYHSPIKFLKMPYYAVAKGRNPGIYMTWDECKAQVDRFPGAAFKKFNAKAEAQSFVTAGASRTGGKERAEKASARYQPYSTIFRDKKKRSQTEEEADPCPLRDFLRFQKGRKGYEAHGKYPSALNTDSENRVDIFTDGACSGNGYRGAKAGFGVYFGENHPLNVAKPVVGRPTNNNAEIQAVTEAALIAKKNGMCKIRINTDSQFLISCLTQWMPGWKRRGWKTASNQPVINKEELIDMEQALTGLDYEFNHVRGHSGIRGNEEADRLARLGAESYK
- the LOC135160294 gene encoding uncharacterized protein LOC135160294 isoform X2, whose amino-acid sequence is MKNIKTSNGKETLERFGDQGGFFDVVLKPMFQQGHEGELLSWLKETSLIRSSFNCPQPECQARSMTWVGARLRDRYNWVCPNCSKKQTIREGCFFNGVKTDFKSALMLVLAWCQDVPYEIAAQHLEIKEHIVKKVYEKCGKVCEYYVDSHPDEFQVGGPGMVLIVDEFPGGYMVPEGMDVTTTKKRNNNSHTILCIAEANCIPPKMWLHMIQAMPEPLPKAAKEKKAVQRCGMVEEAIKVITKQVLPGSFLVANRRARCCNYESLQELKQYGVFSVEYLQTFDGLGHQKLLGNLGTIWQNGVDICEEIQESTRSLAQSIISTHLWKQRFGYPSSSSPAFQCMLNHITECYRFT
- the LOC135160294 gene encoding uncharacterized protein LOC135160294 isoform X1, yielding MKNIKTSPLIDHFSNGKETLERFGDQGGFFDVVLKPMFQQGHEGELLSWLKETSLIRSSFNCPQPECQARSMTWVGARLRDRYNWVCPNCSKKQTIREGCFFNGVKTDFKSALMLVLAWCQDVPYEIAAQHLEIKEHIVKKVYEKCGKVCEYYVDSHPDEFQVGGPGMVLIVDEFPGGYMVPEGMDVTTTKKRNNNSHTILCIAEANCIPPKMWLHMIQAMPEPLPKAAKEKKAVQRCGMVEEAIKVITKQVLPGSFLVANRRARCCNYESLQELKQYGVFSVEYLQTFDGLGHQKLLGNLGTIWQNGVDICEEIQESTRSLAQSIISTHLWKQRFGYPSSSSPAFQCMLNHITECYRFT
- the LOC135160294 gene encoding uncharacterized protein LOC135160294 isoform X3, translating into MFQQGHEGELLSWLKETSLIRSSFNCPQPECQARSMTWVGARLRDRYNWVCPNCSKKQTIREGCFFNGVKTDFKSALMLVLAWCQDVPYEIAAQHLEIKEHIVKKVYEKCGKVCEYYVDSHPDEFQVGGPGMVLIVDEFPGGYMVPEGMDVTTTKKRNNNSHTILCIAEANCIPPKMWLHMIQAMPEPLPKAAKEKKAVQRCGMVEEAIKVITKQVLPGSFLVANRRARCCNYESLQELKQYGVFSVEYLQTFDGLGHQKLLGNLGTIWQNGVDICEEIQESTRSLAQSIISTHLWKQRFGYPSSSSPAFQCMLNHITECYRFT